The Candidatus Margulisiibacteriota bacterium genome contains the following window.
TTTGCCGTTGATCTTGGCTTCGACCAGGAAGACGCGGCGGTGTTCCGGCCCTACTTCTTTGATCACCCGGTATTGGGGCAAGGCCCATTTGTTCTTTTGCACGTATTCCTGCAGGGTCGATTTGTAATCGCAGATATAGCCAACCTCGGAAACAATCTCTATCTCGGCCCGGAGGTTCTCGATGATCAGGTCCCGGACCCGTCCCAGGCCGGCGTCCAGATAGACCGCCCCGATCAGGGCTTCAACCGCGTTGGCGAGGTTAGACTTCCGTTTTTTCCCCCCGCCTTTTTTCTCGTTTTGGCTAAGGAGCATCGCTTCCCCAAGGTCAAGTTTCTGGCCAACCTTGGAAAGGGTTTCGTCGGAAATGACCGCCGCCCGGATTTTGGTTAGATCGCCTTCGTCGTGAGTGGGGAATTTATTGTAGATGTACTCGGTCGCGACCAGTTTGAGGACCGCGT
Protein-coding sequences here:
- the rnc gene encoding ribonuclease III, with the protein product MEPISPERLNELQDLEKRIGVPFVNQNLLNQSMTHSSYAHEKNVKDNERLEFLGDAVLKLVATEYIYNKFPTHDEGDLTKIRAAVISDETLSKVGQKLDLGEAMLLSQNEKKGGGKKRKSNLANAVEALIGAVYLDAGLGRVRDLIIENLRAEIEIVSEVGYICDYKSTLQEYVQKNKWALPQYRVIKEVGPEHRRVFLVEAKINGKSYGVGRGNNKKEAEQRAAEVALNMFSRMKKRLKIDDKAAD